In a genomic window of Wyeomyia smithii strain HCP4-BCI-WySm-NY-G18 chromosome 1, ASM2978416v1, whole genome shotgun sequence:
- the LOC129729152 gene encoding neutrophil elastase-like, whose amino-acid sequence MSPLMVATALMFLPCTLSSILSLEPRIAGGINALFGEFPYMVSIHLKAVGDGFYCAGVLVSVRDVLTSASCVLNGSGARVPEELHLLMGTPFRANNTDAIEVEVEEIWVRDVRDLAVLKLKEKVPELKPVVLNEFVQQSQKQCILVGWGANDSDWNVVDHLQEVYMRIRVENCSPSVICASGEQTSSGACYRDLGSPLLCDGSLAGILGSNPQRCGGPVEFYSIRDKIDWIRSQTTRAGATGSHTVTFNRFIIQCLILISAKIYYS is encoded by the coding sequence ATGTCTCCTCTGATGGTGGCCACCGCATTGATGTTTCTACCGTGCACCCTAAGTTCGATACTTTCTCTCGAACCAAGGATTGCCGGTGGAATCAATGCACTGTTTGGAGAATTTCCGTACATGGTTTCGATCCACCTGAAAGCCGTTGGAGATGGATTCTACTGTGCCGGCGTGTTGGTATCGGTTCGAGACGTGCTCACCAGTGCTTCCTGTGTGCTGAACGGCAGTGGAGCTCGCGTTCCAGAAGAGCTGCACCTTTTGATGGGCACCCCGTTCAGGGCGAACAACACAGATGCTATCGAGGTCGAAGTCGAAGAAATTTGGGTACGAGATGTTAGAGATTTGGCTGTTCTAAAGCTTAAAGAGAAAGTACCCGAACTGAAGCCGGTGGTTTTGAATGAGTTTGTTCAACAATCACAGAAGCAGTGTATTCTGGTCGGATGGGGAGCCAACGATAGTGACTGGAATGTGGTTGATCACTTGCAGGAAGTGTACATGCGAATCCGAGTAGAGAATTGTTCACCTAGTGTTATATGTGCAAGTGGAGAGCAAACTTCTTCCGGAGCATGCTATAGAGATCTTGGTTCACCGTTGCTGTGTGATGGATCGCTGGCAGGAATTCTAGGATCAAATCCGCAACGATGTGGAGGGCCTGTGGAGTTCTACAGCATAAGGGATAAAATCGACTGGATACGCTCTCAAACAACCAGAGCAGGTGCGACTGGGTCGCATACGGTTACCTTCAACAGATTCATTattcaatgtttaattttaaTAAGTGCTAAAATATATTACTCTTAG
- the LOC129731748 gene encoding trypsin-2-like, translated as MTPDTRYLWLSVLIALVLILSPSNGSEVPSDKDNNSYDPRIVGGFQASANSTRHQVSIRRKTTDLASFGSGHFCGGSLINNRTVLTAAHCLVDDNHRKRAASYFRVVGGSTTRMQATTQTEIRDVSRVTIHAKYNPSTFENDIGILILSEIIPTSHPSLRPIEQVTTAPSAGAVCQTSGWGTRQYGVIEATPYLMAVNITVQQITQCNASTSYQGILSKGMLCAGQFEGGRDACQGDSGGPLVCNGLLAGVVSFGNECAKPGYPGIYADVAYYREWIRENGASRSGIAKGAFALFVYAIASFVGVYR; from the exons ATGACACCTGATACGAGGTACCTCTGGTTGAGCGTGTTGATTGCGCTGGTGTTAATTTTGTCACCGAGCAACGGTTCCGAAGTGCCTTCCGATAAAGATAATAACAGTTATGACCCACGGATTGTGGGTGGATTCCAAGCAAGCGCGAACTCTACTAGACATCAG GTTTCCATCCGGCGTAAAACCACCGACCTGGCCTCGTTCGGTAGCGGACACTTCTGCGGGGGTAGTCTTATCAACAATCGTACCGTGTTGACAGCCGCTCACTGTTTGGTGGATGACAATCACCGCAAACGAGCTGCCAGCTACTTTCGCGTAGTAGGCGGTAGTACAACCCGGATGCAAGCTACAACCCAAACGGAAATAAGAGACGTTTCCCGGGTCACAATCCACGCGAAATACAATCCCAGCACGTTCGAGAACGATATTGGAATACTGATA CTTAGTGAAATAATTCCTACTTCACATCCAAGTTTGCGACCGATTGAGCAAGTAACTACTGCGCCTTCGGCTGGCGCCGTTTGTCAAACCAGCGGCTGGGGGACCCGACAATAC GGCGTTATTGAGGCCACTCCCTACCTGATGGCAGTCAACATTACGGTTCAGCAGATCACGCAGTGTAATGCCTCAACCAGCTATCAAGGAATTCTAAGTAAGGGTATGCTTTGCGCGGGCCAGTTTGAAGGTGGACGGGACGCCTGCCAGGGAGATTCCGGTGGTCCATTGGTTTGCAATGGACTGCTGGCTGGTGTCGTTTCGTTTGGGAACGAATGTGCTAAGCCGGGTTACCCCGGTATCTACGCAGATGTGGCGTACTATCGGGAATGGATACGGGAAAACGGTGCCAGTAGGAGTGGAATTGCCAAAGGCGCCTTTGCCCTGTTCGTGTACGCTATCGCATCGTTCGTCGGCGTTTATCGATAG
- the LOC129716581 gene encoding uncharacterized protein K02A2.6-like has translation MSVPPLHSGQADQPFKETILQILNNQHMLMARLSDQMTAIQGNVQQTNRTELILDSLASNITDFVYDGETGCSFEAWFARYADLFEKDAAQLTDDAKVRLLLRKLNPVAHERYTSFILPKLSREYSFEETVAKLKTIFGTPVSIFHRRYQCLQTTKDEHEDFISYSCKENRACVDFKLQELQEEKFKCLIFLCGLKSSKDYDIRMRLLSKINDTNDITLEKVVEECKSLINLKRDTVLIGGQSSSYTVAATKATRAHSPYGHRRGNVKHNKGKCDEVKTPCWGCGGMHFSSQCTFKDHKCRDCGRTGHKEGYCGCFKRRQPVYKGKQQSKMQHSNKIVIVKDLKRSRRYVETSINGVPVSLQLDSGSDITVISRQNWIKIGAPQTWPPDCEVQTASGSKLKIDSMFRATITIGDTQREGNCYVTNLSLNVLGSDLLDEFGLWDVPFSSFCKVIEKKEDQHIAELKAEFPSVFSDRMGLCTKKQVQFTLKENARPVFKPKRPVSYSMETVIEGELQRLEDLGIITPITYADWAAPIVVVRKPDNSVRICADFSTGLNNALEANNYPLPLPEDIFNRMANCVIFSHIDLSNAYLQVPVDTESRKLININTHKGLYQFNRLSPGIKSAPGAFQQIMDTMLAGIECTTPYLDDILVGGRTVEEHKRNLRHVLQRIQEYGFTVKFEKCRFFMRQVKYLGQLLDSNGIRPDPDKVKAIVNMPPPHDVSTLRSYLGAVNYYGKYIREMRTLRQPLDKLLKEGVCFQWSDACQRCFDRFKQILQSPLMLTHYNPRLKIVVSADASNVGIGARIAHRFPDGSEKAVFHASRSLTPAETRYSQIEKEALGLVYAVTKFHRMIYGRQFILQTDHKPLLAIFGSKRGIPPYTANRLQRWALTMLLYNFEIEYVSTDHFGHADILSRLINSHVRPDEDYVIASIEIEQEICNVVSRSIEYLPVSYKMIAAETTQDETLQQVLKYVINGWPSDKRTVSGGLEVQQFFARRESMYVASRVLMYGERIVVPRKLQRKVLQQLHKGHPGVERMRSLARSYVYWPNIDDQVSTLVRSCAECASVAKSDTKTKLESWPIPEKPWQRVHLDFAGPINGVYYLLLVDSLSKWPEVVPTTRITTAATISILRQIFSRFGMPEVLVSDNGTQLTSDVFERFCEANGIMHLKTAPFHPQSNGQVERFVDTFKRTIKKIQAGGESLEEAIDTFLLCYRATPCRNAPDGKSPAEVLLGKPLRTSFELLRPPTRFFKDNSLKQNKQFNAKHGAKEKSFEVKNKVFAQVHYGNKCNWVPGEIVERVGTVIYNVWLPEMQRLIRSHSNQLRTRYEDKPSESCEAERTVPLDILLGAWGLGPTEPNTTKEVASTSGSSESLNDFQREFLRELMGREEGNPRPRLPKKPLR, from the coding sequence ATGTCGGTGCCGCCATTGCATTCCGGACAGGCAGATCAACCGTTCAAGGAGACTATTTTACAAATCCTCAACAACCAGCACATGCTGATGGCGCGGTTGTCGGATCAAATGACGGCGATCCAAGGAAACGTCCAGCAAACAAATCGAACTGAGCTGATACTCGACTCCCTAGCGTCGAATATTACGGACTTTGTCTACGATGGAGAAACAGGATGTTCCTTTGAAGCTTGGTTCGCTCGCTATGCGGACCTCTTTGAGAAAGATGCCGCCCAATTGACGGATGACGCAAAGGTACGGCTCCTACTCCGAAAGTTGAATCCTGTCGCCCACGAGAGATATACATCGTTCATTCTTCCTAAGCTGTCAAGAGAATATTCTTTCGAAGAAACAGTAGCTAAATTGAAAACTATCTTTGGTACCCCTGTGTCAATTTTTCATCGTCGGTACCAATGTTTGCAGACAACTAAAGACGAGCATGAAGATTTTATTAGTTACTCATGCAAAGAAAACCGAGCTTGCGTTGATTTCAAGCTGCAGGAGTTGCAGGAAGAAAAATTCAAATGTCTCATTTTCTTGTGTGGGCTAAAATCATCCAAGGATTATGACATTAGGATGCGTTTGTTGTCGAAAATTAATGACACAAATGATATCACACTTGAGAAGGTTGTCGAAGAGTGCAAATCTCTCATTAACCTGAAGCGTGATACGGTTCTTATAGGAGGACAGTCTTCATCCTACACTGTGGCGGCAACGAAGGCTACCAGAGCACACTCACCATATGGACATAGGAGGGGAAATGTCAAACACAACAAAGGCAAGTGTGACGAAGTCAAAACGCCGTGCTGGGGCTGCGGCGGTATGCATTTTTCCAGTCAATGCACTTTTAAAGACCACAAGTGCCGGGACTGCGGTCGAACGGGCCACAAAGAAGGCTATTGTGGGTGTTTCAAACGGCGTCAACCAGTATACAAGGGCAAGCAGCAGAGCAAAATGCAACACTCAAATAAGATCGTGATAGTAAAGGACCTCAAACGAAGTAGGCGATATGTTGAAACCAGCATCAACGGAGTACCAGTTAGTCTTCAGCTGGATTCCGGCTCCGACATAACAGTCATATCTAGACAAAACTGGATCAAAATTGGAGCACCACAAACATGGCCACCGGACTGCGAGGTGCAGACAGCTTCTGGCAGTAAATTGAAAATCGATTCGATGTTCCGAGCCACCATCACCATCGGCGACACACAACGAGAAGGTAATTGTTACGTTACTAACCTATCTCTGAACGTTTTAGGCTCAGACCTACTAGATGAGTTTGGGCTATGGGACGTGCCGTTTTCATCATTTTGTAAGGTGATCGAAAAAAAAGAAGACCAACATATTGCTGAGTTAAAAGCGGAATTCCCAAGTGTTTTTTCGGATCGTATGGGCCTCTGTACGAAAAAGCAAGTACAGTTCACACTTAAAGAGAATGCGCGGCCGGTGTTCAAACCCAAGCGGCCGGTTTCGTACAGTATGGAGACGGTCATAGAAGGGGAATTACAGCGTTTAGAAGATCTCGGTATCATTACACCGATAACCTACGCAGACTGGGCTGCACCGATTGTGGTGGTACGTAAGCCGGACAATTCCGTCCGGATTTGTGCAGATTTCTCGACAGGGTTGAACAACGCACTAGAGGCAAACAACTACCCTTTGCCTCTCCCGGAAGACATATTCAATCGAATGGCAAATTGTGTGATATTTAGTCATATCGATTTGTCAAACGCTTATCTACAAGTCCCCGTCGATACAGAAAGTCGCAAGCTGATCAATATAAACACACACAAGGGATTATATCAGTTTAATCGGCTATCCCCTGGCATCAAAAGTGCCCCAGGGGCTTTCCAGCAAATTATGGATACGATGCTGGCGGGAATCGAATGCACCACCCCCTACCTTGATGATATACTGGTTGGAGGTCGTACCGTAGAGGAGCATAAACGTAACCTACGTCATGTGCTCCAACGCATTCAGGAGTACGGTTTTACGGTGAAGTTTgaaaaatgtcgattttttatGCGCCAGGTGAAGTACCTAGGCCAGCTTCTGGACTCCAATGGTATTCGCCCTGATCCCGATAAGGTTAAGGCAATAGTTAATATGCCTCCCCCGCACGACGTATCAACCCTCCGATCGTACTTAGGTGCGGTTAATTATTACGGCAAATATATCCGAGAAATGCGAACTCTTCGGCAGCCGTTAGATAAACTTCTTAAAGAAGGAGTTTGTTTCCAGTGGTCAGACGCTTGTCAACGCTGTTTCGACCGTTTCAAGCAAATTTTGCAATCCCCTCTCATGCTTACACATTACAACCCTCGGCTCAAAATTGTGGTGTCAGCGGATGCTTCAAACGTCGGTATCGGTGCCCGCATTGCGCATCGTTTTCCAGATGGGTCGGAAAAGGCGGTTTTTCATGCTTCTCGAAGTTTAACCCCAGCAGAGACACGATACAGCCAAATCGAAAAGGAGGCTTTGGGCCTCGTCTATGCGGTCACAAAATTTCACAGAATGATTTATGGCAGGCAGTTCATTTTACAGACTGATCATAAACCACTTTTAGCCATTTTTGGTTCAAAACGTGGCATTCCACCATACACAGCCAATCGGCTCCAAAGGTGGGCACTAACAATGTTgttatacaattttgaaattgagTATGTTTCCACTGATCATTTTGGCCACGCAGACATATTATCGCGTTTAATCAATAGCCATGTCAGACCAGATGAGGACTACGTCATCGCCTCCATTGAGATTGAACAGGAAATTTGCAACGTAGTCAGTCGGTCAATCGAGTATCTTCCTGTTTCATATAAAATGATAGCAGCCGAGACTACTCAAGACGAGACGTTGCAGCAGGTGTTGAAATATGTGATCAATGGTTGGCCGAGCGACAAGAGAACCGTCTCCGGTGGATTGGAGGTTCAACAATTCTTTGCACGACGGGAATCGATGTACGTAGCGTCAAGAGTTCTAATGTATGGAGAACGAATTGTGGTACCAAGAAAATTGCAGCGCAAGGTACTgcaacagttgcacaaagggcATCCGGGCGTAGAGCGAATGCGGTCTCTCGCGAGAAGTTATGTGTACTGGCCGAACATTGATGATCAGGTTTCAACTTTAGTTCGATCCTGTGCTGAGTGTGCGTCTGTGGCGAAGAGCGATACTAAAACTAAACTTGAATCATGGCCTATTCCTGAAAAGCCTTGGCAAAGAGTGCATTTGGATTTTGCAGGACCGATCAATGGAGTGTATTATCTTCTCTTGGTAGACTCATTGTCAAAGTGGCCAGAGGTGGTTCCTACTACCAGAATCACCACAGCAGCAACCATCTCTATTTTACGTCAGATCTTCAGCAGATTTGGAATGCCTGAAGTGCTAGTGTCGGACAATGGGACACAGCTAACAAGCGATGTGTTTGAGCGATTTTGCGAGGCAAACGGTATTATGCATCTCAAAACAGCGCCGTTCCATCCCCAAAGCAATGGGCAAGTGGAACGTTTTGTCGACACGTTCAAAcggacaataaaaaaaattcaggcgGGAGGAGAGTCATTAGAAGAAGCAATTGATACCTTTTTGCTCTGCTACAGAGCTACACCGTGTCGAAATGCTCCAGACGGCAAATCCCCGGCGGAAGTGCTTTTAGGAAAACCATTGCGGACATCATTTGAACTGCTCCGCCCTCCAACCAGATTTTTCAAGGATAACAGTCTgaagcaaaacaaacaattcaACGCTAAACATGGTGCGAAGGAAAAATCCTTCGAGGTGAAAAATAAAGTGTTTGCCCAAGTGCACTACGGAAACAAATGCAACTGGGTGCCAGGAGAAATCGTTGAACGAGTGGGTACTGTCATATACAACGTTTGGCTTCCAGAAATGCAGCGGCTTATCCGGTCGCATAGCAACCAACTGAGGACACGCTACGAAGATAAACCGAGTGAATCATGTGAAGCGGAGCGGACTGTCCCCCTCGACATACTGTTGGGCGCCTGGGGACTCGGTCCAACCGAACCAAATACTACTAAGGAGGTAGCATCGACATCAGGATCGTCGGAAAGTTTGAATGATTTTCAACGGGAGTTTTTGCGAGAGCTCATGGGTCGCGAAGAGGGAAATCCTCGACCTCGGTTACCAAAAAAACCTCTACGATAG
- the LOC129729162 gene encoding ubiquitin-conjugating enzyme E2 H, which yields MSSPSAGKRRMDTDVIKLIESKHEVTILGGLNEFCVKFFGPRGTPYEGGVWKVRVHLPEHYPFKSPSIGFMNKIYHPNIDEVSGTVCLDVINQAWTALYDLSNIFESFLPQLLTYPNPVDPLNGDAAAMYLHKPEEYKKKVADYVRRYATEEALRDQEPTESSDSESSMSDFSEDEAQDMEL from the coding sequence ATGTCCTCCCCTAGTGCCGGCAAGCGTCGGATGGACACCGACGTGATCAAGCTGATCGAGAGCAAGCATGAGGTCACCATTCTGGGCGGGCTGAATGAGTTCTGCGTTAAATTTTTCGGCCCCCGAGGGACACCGTATGAGGGCGGCGTGTGGAAGGTGCGCGTTCACTTGCCCGAGCACTACCCGTTCAAGTCACCGAGTATCGGCTTCATGAACAAAATCTACCACCCAAACATCGACGAAGTGTCCGGCACGGTTTGCCTGGACGTGATCAACCAGGCGTGGACGGCGCTGTACGATCTGTCCAACATTTTCGAATCCTTCTTGCCCCAGCTGCTGACCTATCCGAACCCAGTGGATCCGCTGAACGGGGACGCGGCTGCCATGTATCTACACAAGCCCGaagagtacaagaaaaaggtGGCGGACTACGTGCGGCGGTACGCCACCGAGGAAGCCCTGCGCGATCAAGAACCCACGGAAAGCTCCGACAGTGAGTCCAGCATGTCCGATTTCAGTGAAGACGAAGCGCAGGATATGGAGTTATAA
- the LOC129725359 gene encoding BTB/POZ domain-containing protein 17, whose protein sequence is MEEQISQDSCDVEMNNSKGVLLKIANLYAEQLMSDVCLVVGANRYPAHRVILCASSDVFQVMLMNPEWNECRESVIELKEDPMCSMVFPQFLKYLYVGQIKVSIQTVMPMLELADKYNIKDLVELCVDYMLKHVAKAATQGYLVPWFQYTITFGSNHTELTQALQNFLKWNLDIVSESNDFNELCGMILVRLLQQNDLVIQSEFTLFEYLEKWLIYKKEQLDKEQEMTEEEKLYELVSTIEAVFVHVRFAMMSPSELAKILVRPILQYHKEFFVERVAIGMSYHSGQDDRIRAIRSQENGALQFTPRLYTNWGCSMVICGFEQIENYENFVYFFDSQKDLSECHEEQSVAWVIEFFPRGVRYHRAKLIGVHNTLIHSEIPESIIRTVRLKVLCQERHEEERRFIIGVLISGVQNKITHVRTCHVRTAYFSNEFRVLHIDNLIPYDELQLSAVNLSTHLIGEKRDTIRLHVVIAPLGEYACSEAPPFEFRNL, encoded by the exons ATGGAGGAACAAATAAGCCAAGATTCATGTGACGTTGAG ATGAACAACTCTAAGGGGGTCCTGCTGAAGATAGCCAATTTGTACGCGGAACAGCTGATGTCCGATGTTTGCCTGGTAGTCGGTGCCAACCGCTATCCGGCCCATCGGGTAATTCTGTGTGCCAGCAGCGAtgtattccaggtgatgctgaTGAACCCGGAATGGAACGAGTGTCGCGAGAGTGTGATCGAGCTTAAGGAGGACCCGATGTGTTCGATGGTGTTTCCTCAGTTTTTAAAGTACCTGTACGTGGGACAAATCAAGGTTTCCATCCAAACGGTGATGCCTATGCTGGAGCTGGCCGACAAATACAACATCAAGGACCTGGTGGAGCTGTGCGTAGATTATATGCTGAAACATGTAGCCAAAGCAGCGACACAAGGCTATCTGGTGCCCTGGTTTCAGTACACCATTACGTTCGGTAGCAACCATACGGAGTTGACTCAGGCGCTGCAGAACTTTCTTAAGTGGAACTTGGACATTGTGTCGGAGTCAAATGATTTCAACGAGCTGTGCGGGATGATTCTGGTTCGATTGTTGCAGCAGAACGATTTGGTTATACAGAGCGAATTTACACTGTTTGA ATATTTGGAAAAGTGGCTAATTTACAAAAAGGAGCAGCTCGATAAAGAGCAGGAGATGACGGAGGAGGAGAAACTGTATGAACTAGTCAGCACAATCGAGGCCGTCTTTGTGCACGTTCGCTTCGCTATGATGTCGCCTTCGGAGCTGGCCAAGATTTTGGTGCGGCCGATTTTGCAGTACCATAAGGAATTTTTCGTAGAACGCGTTGCCATCGGTATGAGCTACCACTCGGGACAGGACGATCGGATCCGGGCGATCCGCTCCCAGGAGAACGGTGCCCTGCAGTTTACACCACGTCTTTACACGAACTGGGGCTGCAGTATGGTTATCTGCGGCTTCGAGCAGATTGAGAATTACGAAAATTTTGTATACTTCTTCGACTCCCAGAAGGATTTGTCCGAATGCCACGAAG AGCAAAGTGTCGCCTGGGTTATCGAGTTCTTTCCACGGGGCGTACGCTACCATCGTGCCAAGCTTATAGGGGTGCACAATACGCTGATCCATTCGGAGATACCTGAGTCGATTATCCGGACTGTGCGGTTGAAAGTTCTGTGCCAGGAGCGCCATGAAGAGGAGCGGCGATTTATT ATTGGCGTCCTGATCAGCGGGGTGCAGAACAAAATCACCCACGTGCGGACGTGCCACGTCCGGACGGCGTACTTCTCGAACGAGTTCCGGGTGCTGCACATCGACAACCTGATCCCGTAcgacgagctgcagctgagcgcGGTCAACCTGAGCACGCATCTGATCGGCGAGAAGCGAGACACGATCCGGCTGCACGTGGTGATTGCGCCACTCGGAGAGTACGCCTGCAGTGAGGCCCCACCGTTCGAGTTTCGGAACTTATAA
- the LOC129729138 gene encoding uncharacterized protein LOC129729138 codes for MQDLVKINDKHYIVDIRQQKSTPDDGASSSAGQATMIQCSVFDLVQLWSETIAITDLIEREKRTNSIVQYSAEIISETMLARKADDFSITHSESNGCEMCLRLKYYVSGIPVTFSMKLEAAGQEQVSQHVLLPVWRSLLVLYEENCALRNMLLKKDIEIDQYKLEGAVLKRNLVATAKFDEAKFDSTFPLTIPEEGLKVRELIKPKERRGNLMKLLQIECRQVPAETASPGKLTLANALTPTRKSPGGRAKGLSAIFAKQRVPKSLSTSSSSLKRLQSGMADDDDKDDVLEKDNSCFDISLGKDLKIRKITKL; via the exons ATGCAGGATTTAGTAAAAATCAACGACAAACATTATATTGTCGATATTCGACAGCAGAAATCGACCCCCGACGATGGCGCCTCATCGTCCGCAGGACAAGCAACGATGATTCAGTGCAGTGTTTTCGATTTGGTCCAGCTGTGGAGCGAAACGATTGCCATCACCGATTTAATCGAACGGGAAAAG cgAACGAACTCTATCGTTCAGTATTCCGCCGAAATCATCAGTGAAACAATGCTAGCCCGAAAAGCGGATGATTTTTCTATAACCCATAGCGAATCCAACGGTTGTGAAATGTGTCTCAGATTGAAATACTACGTGTCGGGCATACCGGTCACTTTTAGTATGAAACTCGAAGCGGCTGGTCAAGAGCAGGTATCGCAGCATGTGCTGCTGCCCGTGTGGCGCTCGTTACTCGTCCTGTACGAGGAGAATTGTGCCCTCAGAAATATGCTGCTGAAGAAAGACATCGAAATTGACCAGTACAAGTTGGAGGGAGCTGTCCTCAAGCGAA ACCTTGTAGCTACGGCAAAATTCGATGAGGCAAAATTTGACAGCACATTTCCCCTGACAATCCCGGAGGAAGGTCTGAAGGTTCGTGAACTGATCAAACCAAAGGAACGACGTGGAAATCTGATGAAGCTGCTGCAGATTGAATGTAGGCAAGTGCCGGCCGAAACGGCAAGTCCTGGAAAGCTGACCTTAGCAAACGCACTGACTCCCACTAGGAAAAGTCCTGGTGGACGTGCTAAAGGATTGAGCGCTATCTTTGCGAAGCAAAG GGTGCCTAAATCTCTTTCCACGTCATCGTCATCACTGAAGCGGCTACAATCTGGCATGGCAGATGATGACGACAAGGATGATGTTTTAGAGAAAGATAATTCCTGCTTCGACATTAGTTTAGGGAAAGATTTGAAGATACGAAAAATTACCAAACTTTAG